From Haemorhous mexicanus isolate bHaeMex1 chromosome 1, bHaeMex1.pri, whole genome shotgun sequence, one genomic window encodes:
- the ARF1 gene encoding ADP-ribosylation factor 1 has protein sequence MGNIFANLFKGLFGKKEMRILMVGLDAAGKTTILYKLKLGEIVTTIPTIGFNVETVEYKNISFTVWDVGGQDKIRPLWRHYFQNTQGLIFVVDSNDRERVNEAREELMRMLAEDELRDAVLLVFANKQDLPNAMNAAEITDKLGLHSLRHRNWYIQATCATSGDGLYEGLDWLSNQLRNQK, from the exons atgggaaatatttttgctaACCTCTTCAAAGGCCTTTTTGGCAAAAAAGAAATGCGTATTCTAATGGTTGGCCTGGATGCTGCAGGAAAGACAACTATTTTGTACAAACTTAAACTTGGTGAAATAGTAACTACTATTCCTACTATAG GTTTCAATGTGGAAACAGTAGAATACAAGAACATCAGCTTCACAGTGTGGGACGTGGGTGGCCAGGACAAGATCAGACCCCTGTGGCGCCACTACTTCCAGAACACACAAG GTCTGATTTTTGTGGTTGACAGCAATGACAGAGAACGTGTGAACGAGGCCAGAGAAGAGCTTATGAGAATGTTGGCAGAAGATGAGCTCAGAGATGCTGTTTTATTAGTGTTTGCTAACAAACAG GACCTGCCCAACGCCATGAATGCAGCAGAAATCACAGACAAACTCGGACTGCATTCCCTTCGTCACAGGAACTGGTACATCCAGGCCACCTGTGCCACTAGTGGAGACGGTCTCTATGAAGGACTGGACTGGTTGTCCAATCAGCTCAGAAACCAGAAATGA
- the C1H1orf35 gene encoding multiple myeloma tumor-associated protein 2, whose amino-acid sequence MFGSSRGGVRGGQDQFSWEDVKTDKQRENYLGNSLMAPVGRWQKGKDLTWYAKGKKDTGPPLSREEELAAVRLAEQEAMMAALGYKSLKRQPTGLSKEDLAEVCKRDGGERDEKDVDRVVGLGSSSGSAGRVMLSKEDREAAKMGLSVFTHQKVSSSPETSVSKKKQEKEEKVEEKRPESSKKSKKEKKKEKKNKKKKKHRKEKKKDKEKHSKKDAAPSSSDSSPDRDKRHHRRKTPQHSEAPRHGSRRRHDTESSASSGSGGRSPARRRSRSRDGRGHHPSPRRKGRKRSRSRSPPARGVRQRHDTDSED is encoded by the exons ATGTTCGGCTCCTCCCGGGGCGGGGTCCGGGGGGGCCAGGACCAGTTCAGCTGGGAGGATGTCAAGACAGACAAACAGCGAGAGAATTACCTGG GGAACTCCCTGATGGCGCCGGTGGGGCGGTGGCAGAAGGGCAAGGACCTGACCTGGTATGCCAAGGGCAAGAAGGACACGGGGCCCCCATTATCCCGGGAGGAAGAGCTGGCTGCAGTCCGCCTGGCCGAGCAGGAGGCCATGATGGCAGCACT GGGCTACAAGAGCTTGAAGAGGCAGCCCACGGGCCTCAGTAAAGAG gACCTGGCTGAGGTGTGCAAGAGGGACGGCGGCGAGCGGGACGAGAAGGACGTGGATCGGGTGGTGGGTTTGGGCAGCTCCAG tggcagtgctggcagggtgATGCTCTCCAAGGAGGACAGAGAGGCGGCCAAGATGGGGCTCTCGGTCTTCACG CACCAGAAAGtctccagcagcccagagaCATCTGTCTCCaagaagaagcaggaaaaggaggagaaggtggaggagaaaCG ACCTGAGAGCagcaaaaaatccaaaaaggagaagaagaaggagaaaaagaacaagaaaaagaagaaacataggaaggagaagaagaaggacaaaGAGAAGCATTCCAAGAAGGATGCTGCCCCCTCATCCTCCGATTCTTCCCCGGATCGGGATAAGAG GCACCACCGCAGGAAAACGCCGCAGCACTCGGAGGCGCCGCGGCACGGCAGCCGGCGGCGGCACGACACGGAATCCTCGGCGagcagcggcagcggcggccgcagccccgccCGCCGGCGCAGCCGGAGCAGGGACGGCCGCGGCCACCACCCGTCCCCGcggaggaagggcaggaagaggagcaggtCCCGCTCCCCCCCGGCCCGCGGGGTCCGGCAGCGCCACGACACCGACTCGGAGGACTGA
- the MRPL55 gene encoding large ribosomal subunit protein mL55, which translates to MAASRALSALRLGAPSRLPLAASARSNSNRAAIGHLQRQRYGRLYPLLLVSTDGSTVRLRYGEPKKILMMPLDSNTLPEAERKARLRRQFPSKPKAKEEETFEGIDLDTYKKFWKK; encoded by the exons ATGGCAGCGAGCCGTGCGCTGAG TGCCCTGCGCCTCGGGGCCCCGTCCCGGCTGCCGCTCGCTGCCAGCGCCCGCAGTAATTCCAACCGCGCGGCCATCGGGCACCTGCAGCGGCAGCGCTACGGCCGCCTGTACCCGCTGCTGCTCGTCAGCACCGACGGCTCCACCGTCCGCCTGCGCTACGGCGAGCCCAAGAAGATCCTCATG atGCCCCTGGACAGCAACACGCTGCCTGAAGCCGAGCGCAAGGCTCGTCTGCGCCGGCAATTCCCCAGCAAGCCTAaggccaaggaggaggaaaccTTCGAGGGCATCGACCTGGACACCTACAAGAAGTTCTGGAAGAAGTGA
- the GUK1 gene encoding guanylate kinase isoform X1: protein MILGRMRGAGIARAVMQGPRPVVLSGPSGAGKSTLLKKLLKDYENVFGFSVSHTTRQPRPGEVNGKDYHFVTREEMQKEIDAGEFIEHAEFSGNMYGTSKGAVQAVQAQNQICVLDIDIQGVKNIKKTELNPIYISVQPPSIEILEKRLRDRKTETEESLQKRLTAARVDLELSKEPGLFDLVIINDDLEKAYSELKEVLLEEIKKTEESRKS, encoded by the exons aTGATCCTCGGGCGGATGCGCGGGGCGGGGATCGCCCGGGCGG TCATGCAGGGACCAAGGCCAGTGGTTCTGAGTGGCCCATCAGGTGCAGGGAAGAGCACTTTGTTAAAGAAACTGCTCAAAGATTATGAGAACGTCTTCGGCTTCAGCGTCTCCC atACCACAAGGCAGCCGAGACCTGGAGAAGTGAATGGCAAAG atTATCACTTTGTGACCAGAGAGGAAATGCAGAAGGAAATTGATGCTGGTGAATTTATTGAGCACGCGGAGTTCTCCGGGAACATGTATGGGACAAG TAAAGGAGCTGTGCAGGCCGTGCAGGCCCAGAACCAGATCTGTGTCCTCGACATCGACATCCAGGGCGTGAAGAACATCAAGAAGACGGAGCTGAACCCCATCTACATCTCGGTGCAGCCGCCGTCCATTGAGATCCTG GAGAAACGACTGCGGGACCGAAAGACTGAGACAGAGGAGAGTTTACAGAAGCGTTTGACTGCAGCCCGTGTGGACCTGGAGCTCA GTAAAGAGCCTGGGCTGTTTGACCTGGTCATCATTAATGATGATTTAGAAAAGGCCTATTCTGAATTgaaggaggtgctgctggag GAAATCAAGAAGACCGAAGAATCCAGGAAGTCCTGA
- the GUK1 gene encoding guanylate kinase isoform X2, producing the protein MQGPRPVVLSGPSGAGKSTLLKKLLKDYENVFGFSVSHTTRQPRPGEVNGKDYHFVTREEMQKEIDAGEFIEHAEFSGNMYGTSKGAVQAVQAQNQICVLDIDIQGVKNIKKTELNPIYISVQPPSIEILEKRLRDRKTETEESLQKRLTAARVDLELSKEPGLFDLVIINDDLEKAYSELKEVLLEEIKKTEESRKS; encoded by the exons ATGCAGGGACCAAGGCCAGTGGTTCTGAGTGGCCCATCAGGTGCAGGGAAGAGCACTTTGTTAAAGAAACTGCTCAAAGATTATGAGAACGTCTTCGGCTTCAGCGTCTCCC atACCACAAGGCAGCCGAGACCTGGAGAAGTGAATGGCAAAG atTATCACTTTGTGACCAGAGAGGAAATGCAGAAGGAAATTGATGCTGGTGAATTTATTGAGCACGCGGAGTTCTCCGGGAACATGTATGGGACAAG TAAAGGAGCTGTGCAGGCCGTGCAGGCCCAGAACCAGATCTGTGTCCTCGACATCGACATCCAGGGCGTGAAGAACATCAAGAAGACGGAGCTGAACCCCATCTACATCTCGGTGCAGCCGCCGTCCATTGAGATCCTG GAGAAACGACTGCGGGACCGAAAGACTGAGACAGAGGAGAGTTTACAGAAGCGTTTGACTGCAGCCCGTGTGGACCTGGAGCTCA GTAAAGAGCCTGGGCTGTTTGACCTGGTCATCATTAATGATGATTTAGAAAAGGCCTATTCTGAATTgaaggaggtgctgctggag GAAATCAAGAAGACCGAAGAATCCAGGAAGTCCTGA